A genome region from Salvia splendens isolate huo1 chromosome 19, SspV2, whole genome shotgun sequence includes the following:
- the LOC121779016 gene encoding uncharacterized protein LOC121779016: MPAANASLELRDAHRRWHKANEMDKCYMLASMSTMLRHRHAAMATATAIMQNLTNLFGTRNRATKSQAFRSIMAKIMKEATSVRDHVLEMISHLNQIEVLGGTIDPKSQVTIILQSLPPSFQQFKLNFEMNKRNYSLVELLTELQSAEDLMIQAKATMVSLTYHSSGPRSGAGKKKVTNEVIAKAAKGKERKGNKKKI, translated from the coding sequence ATGCCAGCGGCTAACGCTTCACTGGAACTACGAGATGCACATAggcggtggcataaggcgaacgAGATGGATAAGTGTTATATGTTGGCCTCCATGTCAACAATGCTTAGACATCGGCATGCTGCCATGGCGACTGCCACCGctattatgcagaatctcaccaatctttttggtactcggaATCGAGcgactaagtctcaagcctttcggagtatcatggcAAAGATAATGAAGGAAGCCACATCTGTGCGGGACCATGTCCTTGAGATGATAagccacctcaatcaaattgaggttttgggagggacaATTGATCCCAAGTCCCAAgtaactatcatccttcaaagtctacCCCCTAGCTTTCAACAGTTCAaactcaactttgagatgaacaaaaggaactactcATTGGTTGAATTGTTGAcagaacttcagtcggcagaggatcTTATGATCCAAGCTAAGGCAACGATGGTTAGTTTGACATATCATTCCTCTGGCCCTAGGTCTGGTGCAGGAAAGAAGAAAGTGACGAACGAGGTTATTGCTAAGGCTGCTAAGGGAAAGGAGAGGAAGGGAAACAAGAAGAAAATATGA